The Rhododendron vialii isolate Sample 1 chromosome 1a, ASM3025357v1 region TTGCTTTTCTCCTTGCTCTCTTTGATCTTCgtaatcttttaaaaaataataaaattcttttttgctgttcaaaaagagagagagagagagagagagagagagagagagagagagagagagagagagcccacAGTGGCTCGATCCTTCACTGAAGCTAAATATAGAGTTATGACTCACATAGCTACATACTCTAATAGCTGGTGCTCATAGTTAGTTAGTGACCAACTCATCAATCCATGTGAATATGGATTCACCAATTAGATTAATTTGTGTTTCTTGTTAGCTAATCAAATGTCAGTTAGAATTTTGTCAAGCTAAAGTTCACAAAATCTTGATTCATCTTTGCGCAGTGTggatctataaaaaaaatattgtgttGTGTGCATAAATATGGATGCCTCGCGGGTAGAAGGATGTTCTTCCTCTTCCGTACCCATCTCAACACAATGGGTATATGACGTTTTCGTGAGTTTCAGAGGTGCCGATACTCGTAAAAAGTTTACCAGCCATCTGTTTGCTGCGTTAGAGAACAATGGTTTTCGCACATTCAGGGACGACAAAGAGCTCGAAAGAGGAGAATTTATTAGCGATGGACTACTGAAAGCAATTGAGGGTTCCCGAATTTCTTTAATAGTGTTCTCAAAAGACTATGTTGGGTCGAGGTGGTGCCTTGATGAACTTGTGAAGATCATGGATTGCAGGGAGACTTTTAAACAGATTGTTGTGCCCATCTTTTATGATGTTGTTCCATCCGACGTGCGGAAGCAGACGGGGGCTCTTCAAGATGCATTTGCCAACCACAAAAAACATCTTAGAGAGGAACCAGATGGCAAGGTGGAAAAGTGGAGGGGAGCTCTTACTAAAGCTGCCAATTTGTCAGGTCGACACTTGCTGAATGACGGGTATTTTCCTCGACCCTTGTGATGTTTACAAGAAAATGACCTTAAAACAGCATCAGTGCACACTTGTCCACATATTTGGAGGTGCGGATGGAATTTTCATACTGTTAGAAGGTTGATTAATCTTAAAAAGTACTTAGTTGACCACAATTTTAGATAAATCAAATTTCAAATGCCATTGGACACACTTCGAACTTTGCAATTATTTGCCATTTGTAtgcttagcctccgaacctcgccttccaataaggttgaaacaccccaagcgtagggctaggtcgtcgatagcataatatccggaagtccgggatcgtacccacagagaatcgaaatatagctagtttggattgtaggtttatatggtagagtgcggcgttcaagacggctaacttgattttgctttaaaatGTGGAAAactaaggcaaaagactagaaatgagcttaatgaacttaaaagaggcaagtctagggatcgtctatcccttgacaaaggccgccaccggttctcgattataactcaagcgagagtcacgaccgcgtgctcacgcccggaagatttaactttaataactacgtttatcaaaagatgtgattaaacggaactaaacaaacctatttttgctaatgtatctaacacgtaggaggtcACGAGCCCTCAaaatgtcgcttgccaagaccgcttgactaaacttcataccaaggagttaacacccctcgcttagaccaaaatggatAGGTTAATtaaattccgaaaatcatgattttaagcccgaagtttcgagaaccaaataaccgcctaagtcattgggaaagattagcccaagacttaaccgaaaaactactcacacataataaaaagactagaaaacatgcttaagaaaggaaacatgattaaccgataaaaacggaaataaacttgatattagtaaagatctagtccgtacaagcaactttaataaacgagaaattaacaaacgagaaagacttactagtgttcttgaagaaaataactaagaaagcttgaaGCTTTAATAGAGTTcctaggaaatgaaaaagagaCTTAAAATGATAAAAGACTAGCTAGATaaagatgagagagggagaccctatttatacaaggtggccttactctctcacaaaatatcccaaaaaatatcctaaaagtagCCAAAAGTGGAAACTATTCCAAAAGTAGAAAGCTGAAAAAGCAGCAAAAACGTGGCTGTTTCTccagtatgaaccggtactgggcaaccccagtaccggtacaaggccttcaaacgggctggaaaaattgaactctggactctatgtaccggtactgggaattggccagtaccggttcatacttgacagattttttgggcaacttcgcGGACTCGCtctggacactcccgaactcggatttaggcgttctttgaaccgttggaaagctcgtcgagcctactttctaacccaagtggtttggatcaaaagtaatttgtacatcaaaagttatgacaattctaccctcagcacgtTGGAAGATGAGTTGCTTTGGTAAAATTCTCACatgtccttcaattcccttgacctttgggcgacccgagcaacctcctAACCATCTCTTGAGCACCACAACGGGGTGACACTGACACttggccttgagtacttggttgcatCTGGAGCATTCCTTGATGATCAAACGTaccttatttatacaaattgcctgaaatacacaaaaacacaccttacgtgcaatatcgcataaaaacgacaacatatatatgtacaaacacaacatactagaggacttaagcaccaagaatatgcattattgggtgcttatcattgTACTTGCCTCAGATCATAACAAGAGAAGGTCTTACTATGCATGACTTTAGATATGCCTAGAGAAAGAACTTTGAAATAGGAGTAAGATATTTTGACTGATTTCAAAATCACTGCTCTGCTTGCTGCAAGCTTACAACTAGTTTATTTGTTTGAGTTTCTAGGCCAGATATACTCAATTGAGACCTTAGTAGCaagatccttctaaaatgggtgcgtCCCCAAGACGGGAGCTCGAATTAgcgctcccaagatgggagcttgGCCGGAGCTCGCTTCCCTCGAGATAGGAGCTTAATAGGTGATTAAGGCAACTATTCTCTTACTCTTGAgggagttatgccattgtgaaagtaaaaatatgaaaatcttATCACACAAAAtgttttgcaaattgaaaatatctaacttcCTATAAGTACCCTTTAAGATTGTTAAAATTCTCATCAGTAATTACTTTTCCAtcaatggttaagtatttaaagatacTTTATATACGTATTTATATGAAATCTATACACGCTCCTTAggcgctcccaaccttaggagcttctaggtgtCTCCGCTCTCCCACACCCGCTCCCGCTTCATGCTACTAAGATTGAGACTacttttttggccaaaattagTGTCACGCTCCAAACTGTGTAGGGCAATTGTTCCATCCCTAGAATACGACATGATAGAACCTAATTGCCTCACAATTAAACTGAAATAATCGTTTGAACATAAGTCAAACCAAACCActattattaaaataataagtgAACTGTACAACATAGTACAAGAGTCACAAAAACACCACAACCTAAACCAAAGGTACAATGAGCCTCGCTCCCAAAAGATAAGAACAGACACCCCGACGACGACGACAGCTGTATAGTGGACCACCTCTATTCTTGGACACTTGAAAGAGTAACACATTGAATGCGTGAGCTAATCACAGGCTCAATGAGTACAGTTGAATCATACAAATAAGagcaactaaaaaaaaaacacttatggATCAAGAATAAACCAAATAACTTTTTCAGTACAAGTATTCTTCATAGTCCACCACAAGGTCCATCAACTCATCCCATATAGCCAAGGGTCATTTACCTCCGACCAAAGTTATCACGGTACCGTTACCCTGAGAGTCAATGCAAATAAGTATTAACCGAAACCTCAACCTAACTCCTAGATGGAGTTGATGTGGGCACGAACCTCTCTAAACCTAACATGATTCACATGGCGATGCAAATGAGTGATTGCAATTCATAACACATCCAATGCATGAAGATTCATGCTAGAGATTAAAACTCATTCATAACTTTGTCTCTAATTACCATCTCAATGATCCCATGAACTAATTCAGATTTCTTTCTAATATTCAGCGCCTAAGCACAACGTTTACCATGCTTAATTACACCCAGTACCTCACCACATACTTACACATGAAACAGAAACAGTGATGTGTCTTCCTAGAATTCATGCTTATCTTTGTCCCTAATTCAATTGCAATGCCCCCCTTTATGATTTGGAAAATAACACTTCAGGATATAGCATTAAGACAAAGACTACACACATTAATTTGTCTGTATGAATGAATGTACAATACTACACACAAAcgtcatttcaatttttttttattaaccaTCAAAATGCATGATATGTATGAAATTAGGATTTGGGTCACAAAATGAGCATGATTCATACCATAGTCATGGCTGTTTCTAGATTCAATGAGTACTTATTCTTGTTTCTTATGTTAATTGATGATATACAAATTGGCAGAGATGAAGCAGAGTTAATTAAGATGATCATTGAAGATGTTAGAAAAGTAAATCCAACACATCTAAATGTTCCAGACCGCCAAGTTGGACTAGAcccactacaacaa contains the following coding sequences:
- the LOC131328309 gene encoding TMV resistance protein N-like, whose product is MDASRVEGCSSSSVPISTQWVYDVFVSFRGADTRKKFTSHLFAALENNGFRTFRDDKELERGEFISDGLLKAIEGSRISLIVFSKDYVGSRWCLDELVKIMDCRETFKQIVVPIFYDVVPSDVRKQTGALQDAFANHKKHLREEPDGKVEKWRGALTKAANLSGRHLLNDGDEAELIKMIIEDVRKVNPTHLNVPDRQVGLDPL